The nucleotide sequence TGGAGAATATGATGATACTACGACAGCAGCAAGTGTTACCTACGGAACTCGTGGTGGAGATGGATTATATGTTGCCGTTGCTGGGGTAAAAACTGAAAATCATCAAATGGATAATCAAGGCGGACTGTTAGAAGAAGCAACCGGTATTGAAACTATGGTTGCTTATCGCTTTGATAATGATTTTGAAGTGATTGGTGGTTTAATATCGACTACTTCCGATGAATCAGGAAATGACTATGAGAAGAAATACGCAATCATCGGCGGTGCATACTACTGGTCTGATAATTTCACTGTGTATTCTGAAATTAAAATCGATGATTCTACCTATGTAAATCAAGATATGTCTACGTTCAAGCCAAAAGATGATGTCGTTGGTGTTGGTGCAAGGTTTACCTTCTAATTACAACTGTTTATTGAACATCCCAAAGGGGCTTCTACTAGAAGCCCCTTTTTTTATTTTGTTTGAGCTATGCTTTTTCAAAATCTAGGCTATTTTTATAGGTAAGGTTATGGTTTTTATAAACAAAACTATAAAAAACTAAAATAAAGGGTTCCTATGAAATTAAAACTACTCTCAACAGTTATTATTGCTGCAATGTCAGCGCCGGCATTTTCGGCAGTAGAATTATATAAAGACGATATACATGAAGTAACGTTTGGTGGTGATTTAAGTACTCACTATGTCAGTGGCGAAGATGCCTCTGGGGAAAGTTATAGCGAGATAAAAGATGGATTCTCAAGAATTAATTTTAACTATACCAGTAAATTGTCAGATGGTTGGTCTGCGATTGCCAAGCTCGAATGGAAAGTTCTTTTTACTGAGAATGATTCAGATTTAGTGCTTAGCGGTAACGATAAAGTCGGCGTTGGTGATTCTGGTGAAACTATTGCCAATAGACATGGGTTTTTAGGTGTTACACATGATAAATGGGGTAGCATCACGATGGGTAAACAGTGGGGTTCTACCTACATGGTTACCGGTGTTACTGATAGTTTTATGATCTATGGTGGTGATGCACTAGGTATCTATGATTTAGGTGATGGTGGTTATACTGGTGTTGGCCGTGCCGAAAAAGCACTGCAATACAACAATAGCTTTAATAATTTATCAGTCAGTGTGCAGCTGCAAGCGGGTAATCAAAATGTTGATTTGACAGGTTCTGATGCTGGCGATGGTGAGCTGCTAATTGATAATTCATATGCCGTAGCTGCGACGTATGCGCTTGGTGAAAAAATGGTGGTGGGTCTAGGATATAACCTAGCAACGATTGAAATTAACACCGACATAAATACGGGAGAATTTGATGATACTTTAGTTGCTGCAAGCTTTACTTACGGTGCCAAAGCAGGTGATGGATTGCATATTGCGGTTGCAGCAGTTCAAACTGAGTATCACCAAATGGATAACAACGGTAACTTATTGGAAGAAGCAACTGGTTTTGAAGGGCTTGTCGCCTATCGTTTTGAAAACGATATAGAAGCATTGGTTGGTGTTATCTCGGCAACATCTGATGAATCGGGTAATGATTACGAGAAAAGTTATGTGATCGTTGGCGGGGCTTACTATTGGTCACCAAGTTTCCGAATTTACTCAGAAGTGAAAATTGATGACTCTACTTATGTGAATCAAGATATGTCGACCTTTACACCGAATGACGATGTTGTTGGTGTAGGTGCTAGATTCACTTTCTAGAGTCAACTTGCGACAATTTTCATAATTGAAAAGGGCTTCATAATGAAGCCCTTTTTTGTGACGAGATACAAATAAAATTTTACTATAAGTTGATTCGAATACCAACAGCGACTTCAGTGCTATCGTCTCCGTCGGCACCTAAGCTTGTTTTATTGTCATTTACTTTGGCTTCAGCAAAAAGTAAACCAAAGCCGTTTTCAAATTTATAATCGGCGCCCACAAAACTGAAATATAGCTCATATTGATTATCCGATTCGTCCGATTCCAATAGGTTATAACCACCATAAACACCAATGTCAGATTCAAATGAGTATCGGAGATAAAGCTCTGAACCCGTTGCATCCATAAAAATGTTATTTTCAATTATTTCGTGGTTTTCTGAAACGACACCTGAAAAGGCAACATGAAACCCTTGCGCTGAACTGCCATAGGTTGCACTGATTGCAGTGGCTACGTCATCGGCATTAGAGATAGGAATACCTGAAGCAAATTCAATTTCATTTAAATTGTACGCTGCACCAAGTGTGAAATTGTCAAAATTATACGACACAGCAAGTCCATAACCATTACCCATAGTGGCTATTTCAAAAGTACCATCCTCGTTATCAACAGGTTCATCTTGCATTTGTAATTGTAACGCTACATTCAAATTGTTATAACTTTTGCGCCAAGAGATGGCTTGTTCTGCACGACCGGTGCCGGATAAACCACCATCACCATTAAAGTTATATACGCCGGTGGCATTACCGCCAAAATAATTTAATACATCGGTAACATTGACTATGTCATAATATACGCCCCACTGCTTACCTACGGCAATCGAACCCCATTTTTCGTGACTGGCATGTACAAAGCCAAGTCGCGATGATAAAGATTCGCCAGAACTACCGTTTTGCAAGCTAGCATCACCAGTGAGTTTTAAGTTGGTATTCTTCTCGAAATTAGTAGCCCACTCATAGGTAACACCTACGGTCCAATCATTTTCAATTTTATGGTTAAAATTTAAGCCCCAGCGTGAACCTGAGTCGGTAAATTCATCGGTATCATCAGTGCTGTGCAGAGAAAGTCTGAGCCAGCCTCTGGTATCGATAGAAGTTGTGCCGTTATTCATTACTTCAATAGCGTTTGCCTGTGATAGACCTGCCATTATAAGTGCAGATGCAATAGCACCTTTAACTAATTTACTTCTCATTATTATATTTCCCTGAGTAATTTTTATCGCTTTACTCTTGAAGTATAAACGAGGATCTAAATTTTTCATTTTTTTCTTAAATATCAATGTTGTAAATGTTCTAAATAAAATGGTTGTTACGACAAATTTTTATATTCAATTTATTCTATAAAATAAGCAGTTAGAAAAAAGATTAAAAAACGATAAAAAAAGTGTTTGATTGAAACGCTTTAGCACTCTTTTACATTTAGAATGGATTTAATTTTGTAAAATTTAGTTTGCAATCAAATCGTATAAAGATAATAAATTTGTCCAATTTGACATGCTTTGAAATTGATAAACATGTAAAATGCGAACCATTATAATTAAGAGTATATTTAGAAATGTTAAAGTTAACTGATATCCAGCCGCAACAAAACGAAGTGTATTTGGATAATAATGCGACAACGCCAGTATTACCGCAAGCTGCCGAAGCAGCAATTCATACGATGAATCTTTGTTACGGTAACCCGAGCTCAAGTCATATGACTGGCATACGTGCGAAATATATTCTAGATACGACGCGCTCGTTAGCTCGTCAGGTAACTGGCGCAACAAATGGTGAAATCATTTTTACCTCTGGTGCGACAGAAGGTATACAAACATCAATCATTTCGGCTCTTAATGCCTCTCGTGACAATAATCACAATATTGCTAAGCCAGTATTGCTATACGGTGCAACAGAGCATAAAGCTGTACCTGAAACGTTAAAACATTGGAATCAAATGTTGAACATTGGCGCTGAAGTAGTGGCCATTCCTGTTGATAGCAACGGTATTTTAGACCAACAATTTATTGCCGAACACGCAGCCAATGCACTAATGGTTTGTACAATGATTGCAAACAATGAAACCGGCGTATTTCAAGATATTAAAGCACTTGAAGATGTTATTCGCAGTAACAATCCTGATGTTTTATGGATGGTTGATTGTGTTCAAGGTCTAGGGAAAATTGACTTAGAGCTGTCTAAAACAACCATTGATTACGCCCCATTTAGCGGTCATAAACTTTATGGACCGAAAGGCATTGGTGTTTTATATGTGCGAGAATCTGCGCCGTATACGCCTTTTATTGCTGGTGGCGGTCAAGAAAGTGGCTTACGTTCAGGTACTGAAAACTTGCCTGGAATTGCGTCACTTAACGCAATATTCAGATTACTAGCTGATGAAAACGACGATACCTTTAAGTCTCATGAAACATTACTGGCTTATCGTACTCAATTAGCGGACGTACTTAATGAGGTGTTTCCTGGTATTGTTTATAACCATGACTTTGATTGCTCTTTACCGACGACATTAAACTTTTCAGTAAAAGGTCTTTCAGGCAAAGACATTATGAACTTGTTTGATGCCGCGAAAATTCGAGTGAGTGGCGGCTCAGCTTGTAGCTCAAAAGTTGCTGGCTCATTTGTTCTTGATGCTATGGGTAAAAGCAAGTGGCAATCGGAAGGCGCAATTAGAATGTCTTTTGGTCCGGCTTCTACACAGCAAGAAATCGATAATGCCTGTGAAGCGATTCGCAACGCGGTATCAGCAATGCAAAATAGTTGTTTAATCTTATCTGATGCTAATGACTCTTTCGACTCTACCGCCAATGGTTTACAACAGTGGATATATGATGCGCAGTGTACATGGTGCTATATTGATAAAGCAGCCAAGGAAGTTATCTTAATCGATCCAGTTCCGGAATTAGTTTCAAAATTTGATACTTTAGTATCTTGTCAGAACTACAAAGTTAAAGCGGTATTATCGACTCATAAACATGCTGAACAAGTTGATGCACCAGCAATTATTCGCGAATTGTTGGGTGATAAGATGTCTGCAGACGAATTTGACCAGTTAGGTTGGAGTAATAGTGCTAAAACTGAGGTAGAACTAGCTAATGGTGATAAGGCTTCTGCACTCAGTATTGGCGAAAAAATGTTAGTTAAAGTGGCGACTCCTGGTCATACCGACAATTCTGTTACTTATATTTTAGGAACGGTTGAAAATGGAAAGCTAGCAAGTGAAGCAATTGATTACGTGTTTTCAGGCGATGCAATTCAAATAGGTGGTATAGGCCGTAGCGATTTTGCCGTTAGCGATTCAGATGCGCTATACGACTCAATTCAAAAACTAGCGGCTATTACCAATAGTCAATCGTTGATCTGTCCAGCTCATGATTATAAGCAGTTGTTTACCACAACATTAAGCATTGAATCGTTAAATAATTCATTACTTGCAGCGGTGATTAAGGGCGACATTAGTAAGGCCGAGTTCTCAGCCGAGAAAGCTGATATGGATAAACAGATTGAACATTCTGCGGATACTCAACTGTGCGGTAATATCAAAGAATCGATCGATCCTTCAATTGATGTAACACCAGATAAACTAGTATCGTTCTTAGTTGAGCACGACGATGTTGTTGTTTTAGATGTTCGTGAATCCCATGAATACGAAGCCAACCGTCAAGAGTACTTGGCCGATCAAAAGCTAGTGAATATTCCGTTATCGCAAATTACAGAGTTCGTTCATGATCACAGTAATGACAAAACAGACGCAAGTTATGTTTGTATTTGTCGTAGTGGTGCACGCAGTGATGCCGCAGCGAAAACATTAAAACGCATGGGCTTTGAAAACGTTTATCATGTCCCTGGCGGCTTTGCGCTAGTGAGTTAAGCTGTTTAGCTATTTCGTTTTTTTATCAACACCCGCAATGCTAGTCATTGCGGGTGTTTTTATTTCTACCTTCCTAAATTTACTCATCTATACTAAATATCTACACAATATTAAGTACTAACAGCAAGCACTGATAATAATTTAACGCTAAGCAAATAACTAAAATACCTAATTGAGGAATATGATGAGTATTAAGTGGATAGATTCATTAGAAATCGCTCTCGATTTAATCGAAGAATACCCGGATGTTGATCCTAAAACCATAAATTTTACCGATTTAAGAAAATGGGTTTTGGAATTAGATCGCTTTGATGACGATCCTGCACATTGTGGAGAACGTGTATTAGAAGCAATTCAACTTGCCTGGATGGATGAAGTAGATTGATTAAATTCAGCTTTTATCTTCTATTGTTGCTATTTAATGAAAATTTCAGGTTAAATAATAGTTGCAGATTAGTGCAATATAGCTACTTATAACCTACTGTTATAACATCCAAATATATAAGAATTCGCTTATTAAATTAATAATGCGTACAATGGCGCCGCTTTTTATATTCGATGCATTTCACTAGTCTTTATATTAGTACTCGAATGATAAAAACTTTAAACAACTTTGAGTAATATTATGCCTAAAACTGTAACTAAACGTCCTTTGTATATTCCTTATTCCGGCCCTTCTTTATTAGAAACCCCACTGCTCAACAAAGGCAGTGCATTTACTGAGAGAGAACGTACTAACTTTAATCTAACTGGTTTAATCCCGCCGCGATTTGAAACAATTGAAGAGCAGGTTGAACGAGCGTATATGCAATATTCAAGTTTTAGAACGGCATTAAATAAGCATATTTATTTGCGCAATATTCAAGATAAGAATGAAACATTATTTCATGCATTGGTACAAGCACATCTTGAAGAGATGATGCCGATTATCTATACCCCAACAGTAGGCGACGCCTGTGAACGTTTTTCTGATATTTACCGTTCAAATCGTGGTTTATTTATCTCTTATGAAGAGCGACATCATATGGATGATATTTTAAATAATGCGACCAAACAGAAAGTAAGAATTATTGTTGTTACCGACGGTGAGCGAATTCTTGGTTTAGGTGATCAAGGTATTGGTGGTATGGGTATTCCAATTGGTAAGTTATCGTTATACACAAGTTGTGGTGGTATAAGTCCTGCTTATACATTACCTGTGATGCTTGATGTAGGTACCAATAACGAAAACCTGTTAAATGACCCGATGTACATGGGGGCTCGTCATAAACGTATCGACCAAGAACAATATGATGAATTTGTGCAGATGTTTATCGATGCTGTAAAGCGTCGTTGGCCGAGTGTTCTTTTGCAGTTTGAAGATTTTGCACAGCCTAATGCTATGCCATTATTGCAAAAATACCGTAATGAAATTTGTTGTTTCAATGATGATATTCAAGGTACAGCTTCGGTAACAGTCGGAACACTTTTAGCTGCGTGTCGAATTAAAGGCAGCAAACTTTCAGAACAAAAAGTTGTTTTTGTAGGTGCAGGCTCTGCTGGTTGCGGTATTGCAGAACAGATCATTTCGCAAATGGTGAGTGAAGGGCTCTCTGATAGCCAAGCTAGAAAGCAAGTTTTCATGGTCGATCGTTTCGGTTTGCTTACCCAAGGTATGGACGGCTTAAGAGACTTTCAGCAGAAACTAGTACAAAACCAAGACGATTTGAGTGAATGGCGTTTCTCTGGCGATTATGCATCGCTTCGCGATGTCATGAATTGTGCAAAACCTGGTATTCTAATTGGTGTTTCAGGTCAACCAGGTTTATTTACAGAGCCCGTGATTCGTGCAATGAAAGATGGCACTAAAACGCCAATCATATTCCCGTTGTCTAATCCTTCTCGTCAAGTAGAGGCAACTCCAGAGCAAGTTATTGAATGGACCGATGGTGATGTGGTTATTGCTACTGGCAGTCCGTTTGAGCCAGTTACCTACAAAGACAAAACCTATAATATTTCACAATGTAATAACTCTTATATCTTCCCTGGTATTGGTCTTGCAGTAATTGCTGCAAACATTAAATATATCTCTGATGAGATGTTGATGGTAGCGAGTGAAACGCTAGCTCAAGCGTCTCCACTAGCCAATACAGGTAAAGGAGATTTGCTGCCGCCGATCACAGAGATTGCTGATTTAAGCAAAAAAATAGCTTTTGCTATTGGTAAATTGGCGCAAGAGCAAGGACTTGCACTTGAAATATCAGATCAGCAGTTGCAAAAGAATATTGAAAAGAACTTTTGGAAACCTGAATATCGTCAATATCGTCGTTCGTCCATTTAGTCATTAGATATCAGTTTAATCATCTTGGTATAAACTGATATTGTTGGCAAAATAAAACCCGTACTTATAATTAAGCACGGGTTTTTAATTTTTACGAACGCGATAAATTTAACCAATAAACTTAACCGATAAAGGCGAGATACCCTTGTAAAATAATTAGGTTAGCAATATCGATAAAGAACGCGCCAACGATAGGCACAACCATAAATGCTTGTGGGGAAGGGCCGTTTCTTGAAACGAGAGTCCCCATATTCATCACCGCTGTCGGTGTTGCCCCCATACCAAAACCACAGTGACCACCAGCCATAACTGCGGCATCATAATTCTTACCCATCAGTTTGAAGGTTATAAAGTAAGCAAATAAAGCCAACATAATGGTTTGACATACTAAGATGATCAAAAGTGGGATTGCTAAATCAAATATTTCCCAAAGTTTTAAACTCATTAACGCCATTGATAAGAACAATGCCAACGACACGGTGCCGAGAATATCGACGGTCTCGTTATTAATTTTGTAGGTTTTAGTGGTTTCGGTAACATTAGTAATGACAACACCAATAAATAGCGCATAAACAAAATTTGGGATCATTAGGAATTTGATTTCAAAAGTATCAACAAAGGCCTTTAAATAATCGGCTCCGCCAACACAAAGTAATAAGATAAATAATGTTTCGGACACTTTCTTAGCAGTAACTTTGTCTTCTTCTAGTTGGTTATAGGTTACCAGCTCAGGGTGCGTATCATGATGATGACCACCTTTACCAAATTCAGACTCCAATCCATTTTTATCCATTATGCGCTGCGCCACTGGACCACCAATAATACCACCCATCACTAGACCAAAAGTGGCTGCGGCCATCGCTAGTTCAAGTGTTTGTATACCATACATTTCATAGAATGTTTGAGACCAAGCTACACCAGTACCATGCCCACCTGACAATGTGATTGAACCAGCGATCAGCCCCATCAATGGTTCTAAACCTAAAAGTGATGCTAATGAAACACCAACTGCATTTTGGACAACGATATAAAGCGAGGCTACGCCTAAGAATATAAATACTTTAGCGCCACCTTGCGCCAATAATTTGAAACTTGCAGATAGCCCGACCGTACTAAAGAATAACAACATGAATGTATCTTGTAGTGGCAGGTTAAAGGAAACTGTGGTCCCAGAACTATGCAATATAGTAATAATAATCGCGATGACCAAACCGCCTAAAATTGGCTCTGGAAAATTAAATTTTTGCAAAGGTTTAATGCTGAAATTAATAAATCGGCCAATAAATAATACTAAAATTGCGATGATCAGTGACTCGATTGCACCTACTTCAATAATGTTTTCCATAAAGGGGGATAACCTTCTTATAAGGGAATGCTGAACGATTCTTTATTTTCATTGTTTCTAACTCATAT is from Thalassotalea crassostreae and encodes:
- a CDS encoding porin, giving the protein MKLKLLSTVIIAAMSAPAFSAVELYKDDIHEVTFGGDLSTHYVSGEDASGESYSEIKDGFSRINFNYTSKLSDGWSAIAKLEWKVLFTENDSDLVLSGNDKVGVGDSGETIANRHGFLGVTHDKWGSITMGKQWGSTYMVTGVTDSFMIYGGDALGIYDLGDGGYTGVGRAEKALQYNNSFNNLSVSVQLQAGNQNVDLTGSDAGDGELLIDNSYAVAATYALGEKMVVGLGYNLATIEINTDINTGEFDDTLVAASFTYGAKAGDGLHIAVAAVQTEYHQMDNNGNLLEEATGFEGLVAYRFENDIEALVGVISATSDESGNDYEKSYVIVGGAYYWSPSFRIYSEVKIDDSTYVNQDMSTFTPNDDVVGVGARFTF
- a CDS encoding porin codes for the protein MRSKLVKGAIASALIMAGLSQANAIEVMNNGTTSIDTRGWLRLSLHSTDDTDEFTDSGSRWGLNFNHKIENDWTVGVTYEWATNFEKNTNLKLTGDASLQNGSSGESLSSRLGFVHASHEKWGSIAVGKQWGVYYDIVNVTDVLNYFGGNATGVYNFNGDGGLSGTGRAEQAISWRKSYNNLNVALQLQMQDEPVDNEDGTFEIATMGNGYGLAVSYNFDNFTLGAAYNLNEIEFASGIPISNADDVATAISATYGSSAQGFHVAFSGVVSENHEIIENNIFMDATGSELYLRYSFESDIGVYGGYNLLESDESDNQYELYFSFVGADYKFENGFGLLFAEAKVNDNKTSLGADGDDSTEVAVGIRINL
- a CDS encoding aminotransferase class V-fold PLP-dependent enzyme, giving the protein MLKLTDIQPQQNEVYLDNNATTPVLPQAAEAAIHTMNLCYGNPSSSHMTGIRAKYILDTTRSLARQVTGATNGEIIFTSGATEGIQTSIISALNASRDNNHNIAKPVLLYGATEHKAVPETLKHWNQMLNIGAEVVAIPVDSNGILDQQFIAEHAANALMVCTMIANNETGVFQDIKALEDVIRSNNPDVLWMVDCVQGLGKIDLELSKTTIDYAPFSGHKLYGPKGIGVLYVRESAPYTPFIAGGGQESGLRSGTENLPGIASLNAIFRLLADENDDTFKSHETLLAYRTQLADVLNEVFPGIVYNHDFDCSLPTTLNFSVKGLSGKDIMNLFDAAKIRVSGGSACSSKVAGSFVLDAMGKSKWQSEGAIRMSFGPASTQQEIDNACEAIRNAVSAMQNSCLILSDANDSFDSTANGLQQWIYDAQCTWCYIDKAAKEVILIDPVPELVSKFDTLVSCQNYKVKAVLSTHKHAEQVDAPAIIRELLGDKMSADEFDQLGWSNSAKTEVELANGDKASALSIGEKMLVKVATPGHTDNSVTYILGTVENGKLASEAIDYVFSGDAIQIGGIGRSDFAVSDSDALYDSIQKLAAITNSQSLICPAHDYKQLFTTTLSIESLNNSLLAAVIKGDISKAEFSAEKADMDKQIEHSADTQLCGNIKESIDPSIDVTPDKLVSFLVEHDDVVVLDVRESHEYEANRQEYLADQKLVNIPLSQITEFVHDHSNDKTDASYVCICRSGARSDAAAKTLKRMGFENVYHVPGGFALVS
- the iscX gene encoding Fe-S cluster assembly protein IscX, whose protein sequence is MSIKWIDSLEIALDLIEEYPDVDPKTINFTDLRKWVLELDRFDDDPAHCGERVLEAIQLAWMDEVD
- a CDS encoding NAD-dependent malic enzyme, which produces MPKTVTKRPLYIPYSGPSLLETPLLNKGSAFTERERTNFNLTGLIPPRFETIEEQVERAYMQYSSFRTALNKHIYLRNIQDKNETLFHALVQAHLEEMMPIIYTPTVGDACERFSDIYRSNRGLFISYEERHHMDDILNNATKQKVRIIVVTDGERILGLGDQGIGGMGIPIGKLSLYTSCGGISPAYTLPVMLDVGTNNENLLNDPMYMGARHKRIDQEQYDEFVQMFIDAVKRRWPSVLLQFEDFAQPNAMPLLQKYRNEICCFNDDIQGTASVTVGTLLAACRIKGSKLSEQKVVFVGAGSAGCGIAEQIISQMVSEGLSDSQARKQVFMVDRFGLLTQGMDGLRDFQQKLVQNQDDLSEWRFSGDYASLRDVMNCAKPGILIGVSGQPGLFTEPVIRAMKDGTKTPIIFPLSNPSRQVEATPEQVIEWTDGDVVIATGSPFEPVTYKDKTYNISQCNNSYIFPGIGLAVIAANIKYISDEMLMVASETLAQASPLANTGKGDLLPPITEIADLSKKIAFAIGKLAQEQGLALEISDQQLQKNIEKNFWKPEYRQYRRSSI
- the gltS gene encoding sodium/glutamate symporter; this translates as MENIIEVGAIESLIIAILVLFIGRFINFSIKPLQKFNFPEPILGGLVIAIIITILHSSGTTVSFNLPLQDTFMLLFFSTVGLSASFKLLAQGGAKVFIFLGVASLYIVVQNAVGVSLASLLGLEPLMGLIAGSITLSGGHGTGVAWSQTFYEMYGIQTLELAMAAATFGLVMGGIIGGPVAQRIMDKNGLESEFGKGGHHHDTHPELVTYNQLEEDKVTAKKVSETLFILLLCVGGADYLKAFVDTFEIKFLMIPNFVYALFIGVVITNVTETTKTYKINNETVDILGTVSLALFLSMALMSLKLWEIFDLAIPLLIILVCQTIMLALFAYFITFKLMGKNYDAAVMAGGHCGFGMGATPTAVMNMGTLVSRNGPSPQAFMVVPIVGAFFIDIANLIILQGYLAFIG